Below is a genomic region from Myxococcus fulvus.
GACAGGAAGCGGTTGTTGATGGTCGTCAGCCCCGGCATGTACTTGGCCATCAGGTTGCCATTGGCCGCGCTGCGCCGCGCGTTGTAGCACTGGATGACCTGGATGGCGTCGCCCGTGCCCGTGCAGAACCCCGCGCGCCCGCTGGTGTAACCGCGCCCGTCCTGGATGTTCTCCGAGTACGCATACGCGAGCACCGGCGTGTCGTTCTCCCAGATGCTCGTGAGCCCCTCCGACACCTTCTTCTGGTTCTCCGTCAGCCCGCTCCCCGGCGGAGGCGGCGTGCTCCCGCAGCTCGGGTCGCTGATGACGATGTTGCTCGCCGTCCACGACGTGTTCGAGTTCGTCGAGTAGTAGAACGTGTAGGACGCGTTCACCCCCACCGTCAGCCCCGAGGTGCGCGAGTACGTGCACGTGCTCCCGCTCTGCGTGTGCGTCCAGCCCGGCTCGTCGTGGTCACACGTCACGCCGCTGGGCACCCCGAACGCAATCGTCGGGCTCGTCATCGCCGCGGCGCCCGTGTTCTTGAAGACGATGGTGCCCCACCAGTCCGCGCCCACGTACGTGTTCGTCGTAATCACATACGAGCACGCCGCGAGCCCCTGCTCCCCCCGGGCCTCCTCCACCGGCCCACCTCCCACCTCCGCCCCACCACACCCCACCAGGACCCCCGCCCACAGCAGGGCTCCACACTTCATCCACAGTGAATCATTCCGATGACGACCCATGGGCGCTCTCCTTGGCAGACGCGCCCTTGAGTTACCTTCGGAAAAGCAGAAAGTCAGTCAAAACCAGCTTCGAGCCCG
It encodes:
- a CDS encoding chitosanase, giving the protein MGRHRNDSLWMKCGALLWAGVLVGCGGAEVGGGPVEEARGEQGLAACSYVITTNTYVGADWWGTIVFKNTGAAAMTSPTIAFGVPSGVTCDHDEPGWTHTQSGSTCTYSRTSGLTVGVNASYTFYYSTNSNTSWTASNIVISDPSCGSTPPPPGSGLTENQKKVSEGLTSIWENDTPVLAYAYSENIQDGRGYTSGRAGFCTGTGDAIQVIQCYNARRSAANGNLMAKYMPGLTTINNRFLSTGQSQPSTSELDVIGNWRADWGTSYNNTTTRADFKACQDQVSDQFYYTPAMAEANKWGATSALSKMALYDAYINHGESGVKSLVRAANNALGNTAQVAPAVGYNGITESSWLQRFLEKRRDVLAADSTWLQAIDRVAAYEKLRRRGNWDLSAAVRNDVRASDCWAGSYPFSGYTVRNINADGTWSTPGSYTFSCQ